The bacterium genomic sequence CTGCGCGCGGCCGCGCGGGTGCTCGAGGGGCGCGCCGTCGCCCCCGGCGTCGTGCTGAAGATCGTGCCGGCGACGCGCGCGGTCTGGCAGCAGGCCCTGGACGAGGGGCTGGTCAAGGTCTTCACCGACGCCGGCGCGCTGATCGGCAACGCCGGCTGCGGCGGCTGCGCCGCCGGCCAGATCGGCCAGAACGGCCCCGGCGAGGTCACCGTCTCGACGGGCAACCGCAACTTCGCCGGCAAGCAGGGCAAGGGCGAAGTCTACCTGGCGAGCCCCGCGACCGCCGCGGCCTCGGCCGTGTCCGGCGTCATCTGCACGGCGGCGACGATGCCCGCGAAGCCGGTGCTGTTCGCACCGCCGGTCGTCGCGGCGAAGGTCGCGACGACGGGCCCGGGCGCCGTCGGCGGCGGCAAGCCCACCGTGCTGACCGGCCGCGCCTGGATCGTCGACGTCGACAACATCGACACCGACATGATCTTCCACAACCGCTACCTGGCGATCACCGACCTGAAGCAGATGGGCCAGTACACGTTCGACAACCTCGAAGGCTGGAAGGATTTCGCGCGGAAGGCCCAGCCCGGCGACATCGTCGTCACCGGCGGCAACTTCGGCTGCGGGTCCTCGCGGCAGCAGGCCGTGGACTGCTTCGCGGCGCTGGGCGTGCAGGCGCTGGTCGCGCGCAGCTACGGCGCGATCTACGAGCGCAACGCCATCAACGCGGGGCTGCCGGTCGTGACGGCCGACGCGGTGAAGGCCGGCCTGAAGAGCGGGGTTGCGATCACCGTCGATTTGGGCAGCGGCCAGATCTCGTGGGCCGGCGGCGGCGCGCGGGGCGAACCCTTCAGCCAGGTGCAGATGGAGATCTACCAGCGCGGGGGGCTGCTGGCGAAGTAGGCGGCCGGCGGCGGCTCAGCGCACGGATGCGCGCAGTTCGGCCTTCAGCACCTTGCCCGAGGAGTTCTTGGGCAGCGCCTCCACGGCGTGCAGCCGGCGGGGGATCTTGAAGGTCGCGAGCTTCGACGCGCAGTGTCGCAGCAGGGACTGCTCGTCGAAGGTCGCGGGGTCGGCCGGCACGATCCAGGCCTCGATGGCCTCGCCGAGCAGCGCGTCCGGCACGCCGATCACGCAGGCCTCGACCACCTCGG encodes the following:
- a CDS encoding aconitase family protein, which translates into the protein LRAAARVLEGRAVAPGVVLKIVPATRAVWQQALDEGLVKVFTDAGALIGNAGCGGCAAGQIGQNGPGEVTVSTGNRNFAGKQGKGEVYLASPATAAASAVSGVICTAATMPAKPVLFAPPVVAAKVATTGPGAVGGGKPTVLTGRAWIVDVDNIDTDMIFHNRYLAITDLKQMGQYTFDNLEGWKDFARKAQPGDIVVTGGNFGCGSSRQQAVDCFAALGVQALVARSYGAIYERNAINAGLPVVTADAVKAGLKSGVAITVDLGSGQISWAGGGARGEPFSQVQMEIYQRGGLLAK